The Streptomyces fungicidicus nucleotide sequence CTCCAGGGCGCCAGCCACCACAGCAGCACCCCGAGCGCCACGAAGGCGGCGGCCGCGCCCCGCAGGGCCCGTCGCCTGCCGATCCGGGACAGCGTGTGGGGCATGCGCGCGATCCTGCCAGCCCGAGTCGCCGCTGACCAGGGCGGAGCTCACAGCGGCGGGGGTGGGCGCCCCGGCCGGCCGCTACAGTCGCGGGCATGAGTTCTTCGCCCGCCGAACTGGTCCGTGACTTCCACCGCACCTTCGGGCTGGACGCCCGGGACACACCGTCCGAGGTCTCCCCGGAACTCGCCGCCCACCGCGGTGAGCTGCTCGCCGAGGAGGCCGGCGAGGTCGCCGAGGTGTCGGTGACGGGGCCGCTCGACCGGCTCGCGCACGAACTGGCCGACGTCGTCTACGTCGCGTACGGCACGGCGCTGGTCCACGGCATCGACCTCGACGCGGTGATCGCCGAGATCCACCGGTCCAACATGACCAAGGTCGGTCCCGACGGGCGGATCAGCCGGCGGGCCGACGGCAAGGTGCTCAAGGGCGACCACTACGAGGCCCCGGACGTCTCGGCGGTGCTGCGCCGGCAGGGATGGGCGCCGGGCGGGGACGCCTGAGCGGACCCACCCACGGCGTGCCGCGCATCATCGTATTTCCGGGCCTGTGGCACGCATGATCGCTGTACTCTCCGCCCATGACGCCCACCCAGCCGGTCCCCTCCTCCGGGGACGCCGAATGTCTCACGCTCACCCGGCAGTTGCGGCGCAGAGGAACTCTCGTCCTGTCCGTGTTCGCCCTGCTCTGGGCCTTCGCGGGGGCCTCCGGCACGGGCGCGGCGACGGACGCCGTGCCGCTGTCCATCGAGGTGGCGGCCGTCCTGGTCACCGCGGCCGCGGTCTACCTGGGACACCGTGCGGGGGCGGCGCCGTCGCCCCGCTCGGTGCGCCTGCCGGAGAACTGGGCGCGCGGCGTCGGGATCGTCAACGGCGTCGAGGTGGCGGCCATCGTCGCCGTGATCGCCGCGGCCAACGGCTCCGGCCGTCCCGAACTCGTCCCGGCCGGCGTCGCGCTCGTCGTGGGGCTGCACTTCTTCCCGCTCGCCCGCCTCTACGACCAGTGGCAGTACCGGTGGACGGCCGCCCTGCTGACCGCCGTGGCGGTCGTCGGCCTCGTGCTGGCCGGGGCCGGTCTGACGGCCGGGAGCGTGCGGATCGTCGTGGGCCTCGGGTGCGCGGCGGTGCTCTGGGCCGCCGCCTACCACCTGGCCCTGCGGGGCTGACGGACCGCCGCGGCCCAGGGGTGTCCGCGGCACCGCCTACTCTTGGGGACATGAGCAGCATCGACCGGAGCCAGTCAGTGGGCGGCACGCGCACCTATGAAGTACGCACCTACGGGTGCCAGATGAACGTCCACGACTCCGAGCGATTGTCCGGGCTGCTGGAGGACGCGGGCTATGTGCGCGCCCCCGAGGGCTCCGACGGCGACGCGGACGTCGTCGTCTTCAACACCTGCGCCGTGCGGGAGAACGCCGACAACAAGCTGTACGGCAACCTCGGCCACCTCGCCCCGAAGAAGGCGAGCCGGCCCGGCATGCAGATCGCGGTCGGCGGCTGCCTCGCGCAGAAGGACCGCGACACCATCGTGAAGCGGGCGCCCTGGGTGGACGTCGTCTTCGGCACGCACAACATCGGCAAGCTGCCCGTCCTCCTGGAGCGCGCCCGGGTGCAGGAGGAGGCGCAGGTCGAGATCGCCGAGTCGCTGGAGGCCTTCCCCTCCACGCTGCCGACCCGGCGCGAGAGCGCCTACGCGGCCTGGGTGTCGATCTCCGTCGGCTGCAACAACACCTGCACCTTCTGCATCGTCCCGGCGCTGCGCGGCAAGGAGAAGGACCGCCGCACCGGCGACATCCTCGCCGAGATCGAGGCCCTGGTCGCCGAGGGAGTCTCCGAGATCACCCTGCTCGGCCAGAACGTCAACGCGTACGGCTCCGACATCGGCGACCGGGAGGCGTTCAGCAAGCTGCTGCGGGCCTGCGGGAAGATCGACGGCCTGGAGCGCGTCCGCTTCACCTCGCCGCACCCGCGCGACTTCACCGACGACGTCATCGCCGCCATGGCCGAGACGCCGAACGTGATGCCGCAGCTCCACATGCCCCTGCAGTCCGGCTCGGACCCGGTCCTGAAGGCGATGCGCCGCTCCTACCGGCAGGAGCGCTACCTCGGGATCATCGAGAAGGTGCGCGCCGCCATCCCGCACGCCGCGATCAGCACCGACATCATCGTGGGCTTCCCCGGCGAGACCGAGGAGGACTTCGAGCAGACCCTGCACGTGGTGCGCGAGGCCCGCTTCGCACAGGCGTTCACCTTCCAGTACTCCAAGCGTCCCGGCACCCCGGCCGCCGAGATGGACGACCAGATCCCCAAGAAGGTCGTCCAGGAGCGCTACGAGCGGCTCGTCGAGCTCCAGGAGGCGATCTCCTGGGAGGAGAACAAGAAGCAGGTCGGCCGCACCCTGGAGCTGATGGTCGCCGAGGGCGAAGGCCGCAAGGACGACGCCACCCACCGCCTCTCCGGCCGCGCCCCCGACAGCCGTCTGGTGCACTTCACCAAGCCGGAGCAGG carries:
- a CDS encoding pyrophosphohydrolase domain-containing protein, with translation MSSSPAELVRDFHRTFGLDARDTPSEVSPELAAHRGELLAEEAGEVAEVSVTGPLDRLAHELADVVYVAYGTALVHGIDLDAVIAEIHRSNMTKVGPDGRISRRADGKVLKGDHYEAPDVSAVLRRQGWAPGGDA
- the miaB gene encoding tRNA (N6-isopentenyl adenosine(37)-C2)-methylthiotransferase MiaB, producing MSSIDRSQSVGGTRTYEVRTYGCQMNVHDSERLSGLLEDAGYVRAPEGSDGDADVVVFNTCAVRENADNKLYGNLGHLAPKKASRPGMQIAVGGCLAQKDRDTIVKRAPWVDVVFGTHNIGKLPVLLERARVQEEAQVEIAESLEAFPSTLPTRRESAYAAWVSISVGCNNTCTFCIVPALRGKEKDRRTGDILAEIEALVAEGVSEITLLGQNVNAYGSDIGDREAFSKLLRACGKIDGLERVRFTSPHPRDFTDDVIAAMAETPNVMPQLHMPLQSGSDPVLKAMRRSYRQERYLGIIEKVRAAIPHAAISTDIIVGFPGETEEDFEQTLHVVREARFAQAFTFQYSKRPGTPAAEMDDQIPKKVVQERYERLVELQEAISWEENKKQVGRTLELMVAEGEGRKDDATHRLSGRAPDSRLVHFTKPEQEVRPGDVVTVEITYAAPHHLLAEGAVLDVRRTRAGDAWEKRNTARAAGPKGVMLGLPKLGVPEPLPAVTGGCAVD
- a CDS encoding DUF7010 family protein, which gives rise to MTPTQPVPSSGDAECLTLTRQLRRRGTLVLSVFALLWAFAGASGTGAATDAVPLSIEVAAVLVTAAAVYLGHRAGAAPSPRSVRLPENWARGVGIVNGVEVAAIVAVIAAANGSGRPELVPAGVALVVGLHFFPLARLYDQWQYRWTAALLTAVAVVGLVLAGAGLTAGSVRIVVGLGCAAVLWAAAYHLALRG